In the Melospiza melodia melodia isolate bMelMel2 chromosome 17, bMelMel2.pri, whole genome shotgun sequence genome, one interval contains:
- the SNRPA gene encoding U1 small nuclear ribonucleoprotein A: MAVQDPRPNHTIYINNLNEKIKKDELKKSLYAIFSQFGQILDILVSRSLRMRGQAFVIFKEMSSATNALRSMQGFPFYDKPMRIQYAKTDSDIIAKMKGTFVERERDRDRERKRDKRKAKGGEAPGPKKSGAGAQGATQGAVPGMPPLAQPPRMLPHLGGQPPYIPPPGMIPAPGMAPNPGIPPGMAPQPGMAPIPTPQPLSENPPNHILFLTNLPEETNELMLSMLFNQFPGFKEVRLVPGRHDIAFVEFDTEVQAGAAREALQGFKITQSNAMKISFAKK; the protein is encoded by the exons ATGGCAGTGCAGGACCCCCGGCCCAACCACACCATCTACATCAACAACCTGAACGAGAAGATCAAGAAGGatg AGCTGAAGAAGTCCCTCTACGCCATTTTCTCGCAGTTTGGGCAGATTTTGGACATTTTGGTGTCTCGCAGTCTCCGCATGCGGGGCCAGGCCTTTGTCATCTTCAAGGAGATGAGCAGCGCCACCAACGCCCTGCGCTCCATGCAGGGCTTCCCCTTCTACGACAAACCCATG CGGATCCAGTACGCCAAGACGGACTCGGACATCATCGCCAAGATGAAGGGAACGTTCGTGGAGCGGGAGCGGGATCGGGACCGGGAGCGCAAACGGGACAAGCGCAAAGCCAAGGGGGGAGAGGCCCCTGGCCCCAAAAAGAGTGGGGCTGGAGCGCAGGGGGCAACGCAGGGGGCAGTGCCC GGGATGCCGCCACTGGCGCAGCCGCCCCGGATGCTGCCGCACCTGGGGGGACAGCCGCCCTACATCCCCCCCCCGGGCATGATTCCAGCCCCAGGAATGGCCCCAAATCCCGGAATTCCCCCGGGAATGGCCCCACAGCCTGGAATGGCGCCGATCCCTACCCCACAGCCT CTGTCGGAAAACCCCCCGAACCACATCCTGTTCCTGACCAACCTCCCTGAGGAGACCAACGAGCTGATGCTCTCCATGCTCTTCAACCA GTTCCCAGGGTTCAAGGAGGTGCGCCTGGTGCCCGGGCGCCACGACATCGCCTTCGTGGAGTTCGACACCGAGGTGCAGGCGGGCGCTGCCCGtgaggctctgcagggcttcaaGATCACCCAGAGCAACGCCATGAAGATCTCTTTCGCCAAAAAGtga